TGATCAGCAGCTTTTTCGTTAAAGGCGGTGCGGCTAGCGCTGGTTGGACTTCCTACCCGCCCCTGAGCACGCTCACGGAAACTCAAATTGGCGAGGCAATGTGGATCATGAGTGTGCTGGTGTTGGGCACCTCCTCGATCCTGGCGGCGCTGAACTTCGTCGTCACGATTCTGAAGATGCGCACCCCCGGCATGGGATTGTTCCAGATGCCCCTCTTTTGTTGGGCAATGCTGGCAACTTCAGCTTTGGCACTGATCGCCACGCCAGTCCTCGCGGGAGCACTCATTCTGCTTGCCTTTGACCTGCTAGCGGGGACTACCTTCTTCAACCCCACCGGTGGCGGGGACCCAGTGGTTTACCAGCACTTGTTCTGGTTCTACTCTCACCCAGCGGTCTACATCATGATCCTGCCTGCATTTGGCATGATCTCAGAGATTCTGCCAGTGCATGCGCGCAAACCGATCTTTGGTTACGCAGCCATTGCTCTATCTAGCTGTGCCATTAGCTTTTTAGGCTTGATTGTTTGGGCGCATCACATGTTCACCAGCGGTACCCCAGACTGGCTGCGCATGTTCTTCATGGTCACCACGATGGTGATTGCAGTGCCTACAGGGATCAAAGTCTTTAGCTGGCTGGCAACAATTTGGGGGGGCAAATTGCGCCTCAATAGCGCCATGCTGTTTGCAATGGGCTTTGTGTCCATGTTTGTGATTGGCGGTTTGAGCGGCGTGATGGTCGCAGCTGTACCGTTCGATATTCACGTGCATGACACCTACTTCGTGGTAGCGCACCTGCACTATGTGCTGTTCGGTGGCAGCGTCTTCGGCATCTACGCGGGCATCTACCACTGGTTCCCAAAGATGACTGGGCGCATGCTGGATGAAGCCTGGGGGCGGATCCACTTCGTGCTGAACTTCGTCGGCTTCAATATGGCCTTTCTACCTATGCACAAGCTAGGCCTGGAAGGAATGCCGCGGCGGATTGCTATCTACGACCCTAAGTTCGCCACCCTCAACCTGATTTGCAGTATTGGGGCCTATATTCTGGCGATCTCGACTATTCCCTTCCTGGTCAATGCTGCTTGGAGTTGGTTTTACGGCCCCAAAGCCAGTAGTAACCCCTGGAATGGTCTCACGTTGGAGTGGATGACTACTTCGCCACCCCCGGTTGAAAACTTTGACGCTGATCCTGTGTTGGCAACTGGTCCCTATGACTACGGCATGGGTGACCGCAGCACCGAGGTGGATGTTCCCTTCTCGGATGCGGAATCTCCTTCCCTATCAGCTGGTCCAGCCTCGGCTCTACGGGCTGAGCCAGATCCAGCGGTTGCAGTTCACCCTGATGACCGCCAAGGTGAGAGCCACAACCGCGACTAGCGTCAATTTGTGTCTAGGAAGTTAGCCCTTAAGAACTCATGCAAGCTTCAACCACTGACCTAAAGGCTGAACTCAATCACTCCGCTGTTGCTGAGAAGGCAGCTGCTCATCATGCAGAACACCCAGACCATCGCATGTTGGGAGTCATCGTCTTTCTGATTTCAGAAAGCATGATCTTTCTGGGTCTGTTCGCTGCCTATCTCACTTTTCGCTTGGTAGCACCCAGTTGGCCACCGGAAGGAACTCCCAGGCTGGAAACGTTGTTGCCAGGAGTCAACACCCTGATTCTGATCTCTAGCAGCTTTGTGATCCACAAAGCAGATACAGCGGTCAAGAAGAACGACGTTGCTGGCCTACGACTTTGGCTCGTAGCCACGATTGCGATGGGCGCTGTCTTTCTGGCGGGCCAGATTTATGAATACAAACACTTGGAGTTTGGTCTTAAGTCGGGCCTCTTTGGAAGTACCTTCTACGTGTTAACCGGGTTTCACGGTTTGCATGTTTTGGTTGGGCTGCTACTCATGGCGGCTGTTCTTTGGCGCTCCCGGAATATTAAGCACTACTCCCAGGAACACCACTTTGGAATAGAAGCAACAGAAGTTTACTGGCACTTCGTAGACGTTGTGTGGATTATTCTATTCCTGCTGTTGTATATCCTTTAGAGTTGCGATAAGGCAGAAGAAAAACAAGCTCCAAGTCAAAGACTTGGAGCTTGTTTTCGATCGGGACAAGCCCAAGACTTTCGTTCGTTGCGCTTTGTCACATTCATGAGAAAAATTCTCTACATTCCTCTACAATTCCAGAAGTAGATAGGCTAAAGTTCACCCTTGCCTAGTCTTGATTAGTTTTTTTAGCAATTATGAGGTGATAGCGATGGAAGAGCTGGGAAAATACCGCTTTGCCTGCACTCTATCCT
The sequence above is drawn from the Leptolyngbya sp. FACHB-261 genome and encodes:
- the ctaD gene encoding cytochrome c oxidase subunit I: MTQAQLQENANFAAHPEEGGNRNWRDYFGFSTDHKVIGIQYLVTTYFFYLVGGSLATAVRTELATPESDFVSPELYNSLFTIHATVMIFLWIVPTLTGGFGNYLVPLMIGARDMAFPKLNAVAFWMIPPAGVLLISSFFVKGGAASAGWTSYPPLSTLTETQIGEAMWIMSVLVLGTSSILAALNFVVTILKMRTPGMGLFQMPLFCWAMLATSALALIATPVLAGALILLAFDLLAGTTFFNPTGGGDPVVYQHLFWFYSHPAVYIMILPAFGMISEILPVHARKPIFGYAAIALSSCAISFLGLIVWAHHMFTSGTPDWLRMFFMVTTMVIAVPTGIKVFSWLATIWGGKLRLNSAMLFAMGFVSMFVIGGLSGVMVAAVPFDIHVHDTYFVVAHLHYVLFGGSVFGIYAGIYHWFPKMTGRMLDEAWGRIHFVLNFVGFNMAFLPMHKLGLEGMPRRIAIYDPKFATLNLICSIGAYILAISTIPFLVNAAWSWFYGPKASSNPWNGLTLEWMTTSPPPVENFDADPVLATGPYDYGMGDRSTEVDVPFSDAESPSLSAGPASALRAEPDPAVAVHPDDRQGESHNRD
- a CDS encoding heme-copper oxidase subunit III; the encoded protein is MQASTTDLKAELNHSAVAEKAAAHHAEHPDHRMLGVIVFLISESMIFLGLFAAYLTFRLVAPSWPPEGTPRLETLLPGVNTLILISSSFVIHKADTAVKKNDVAGLRLWLVATIAMGAVFLAGQIYEYKHLEFGLKSGLFGSTFYVLTGFHGLHVLVGLLLMAAVLWRSRNIKHYSQEHHFGIEATEVYWHFVDVVWIILFLLLYIL